Part of the Streptomyces antimycoticus genome, CCGACGTGGGGAACCTCCGGCTGTGGGACGTCCGTACTCACCAGCGGATCCGCGCGCCGCTGACCTCGGCCCTCGTCGTCTTCCAGTCCGCGGCGATCAGCCCGGACGGCGATACCCTCATCACCGGCGGTGCGGACAGGGCGCAGTTCTGGCAGCTCCCGTCGCTGCGCCAAAGCGGCAGGTCACTGGGGCTGTCGGACCATACGCTACGGCCGTTCGAGGTGGTCGCCCTCAGCCCGGACGGCAGGACGCTGGCCACGGGCGGCAACGACGGCGAGGACCTGTGGCTGTGGGACGTGGCGTCGCGCAGACAGCGGGGCGAGGTGCTGACCGGACACGAGGGTGGTGTCGATGGCCTGCTGTTCAGTCCGGACGGCAGGACCCTGGCCGTGAGCAGCCATATCGGCGACGGGGTCGTGCGGTTGTGGGACGTGGCGTCCCGCAGGC contains:
- a CDS encoding WD40 repeat domain-containing protein, with the protein product MGNLRLWDVRTHQRIRAPLTSALVVFQSAAISPDGDTLITGGADRAQFWQLPSLRQSGRSLGLSDHTLRPFEVVALSPDGRTLATGGNDGEDLWLWDVASRRQRGEVLTGHEGGVDGLLFSPDGRTLAVSSHIGDGVVRLWDVASRRRRGEALTGHQGGVGAMVFSPDGTTLAVSASVGADGLVRLFDTATGTQRGEPLRARTVVSARWPTAGTARPSSRSASTAGSSCASGTRPRIRNARIPWSSPACPSPRPSRRMV